From Pseudomonas fluorescens:
CGTCGCCGGGCGTCCATCCATGGGTAAGACCACCTTTGCGATGAACCTGGTGGAAAACGCCGTGTTGCGCAGTGACAAGACGGTGCTGGTGTATTCCCTGGAGATGCCAGGTGAATCGCTGATCATGCGGATGCTCTCGTCCTTGGGCCGTATTGACCAGACCAAGGTGCGTGCCGGTCGCCTGGAAGATGACGATTGGCCAAGGTTGACCTCCGCGGTCAACCTGCTCAACGATCGCAAGCTGTTCATCGATGACACCGCGGGTATCAGCCCGTCCGAGATGCGTGCACGGACCCGTCGCCTGGTGCGTGAACATGGCGATATCGCCCTGATCATGATCGACTACCTGCAACTGATGCAGATCCCGGGCTCCAGCGGTGACAACCGGACCAACGAGATTTCCGAAATCTCCCGGTCCTTGAAAGCCCTGGCCAAGGAATTCAACTGCCCGGTGGTGGCGTTGTCCCAGCTCAACCGTTCCTTGGAACAACGTCCCAACAAGCGCCCGGTCAACTCCGACTTGCGGGAATCCGGAGCGATCGAGCAGGATGCTGACGTGATCATGTTCGTATACCGCGACGAGGTGTATCACCCCGAGACCGAGCACAAGGGGATTGCCGAGATCATTATCGGCAAGCAGCGGAACGGGCCGATTGGCTTTATCCGCCTGGCATTCATCGGTAAGTACACCCGTTTCGAGAACCTTGCGCCGGGTAGCTACAACTTCGACGACGACGAATAACCCTCGTGTTCAATTCCGACCATTACCGTCGGAATTGGTCAAAATTTGTGCTATATTCCGCGCCCGCGATTTTTCATCTCAACACCGGTCACCGTCATGCAAACAGCCAAGCCGTTATTTGACTATCCCAAGTACTGGGCCGAATGTTTCGGTCCTGCGCCATTCCTGCCGATGAGCAGGGAGGAGATGGATCAGCTTGGCTGGGATTCGTGTGACATCATCATCGTCACCGGTGATGCGTACGTGGACCACCCGTCGTTTGGCATGGCCATCATCGGCCGGCTGCTGGAGTCCCAGGGCTTCCGCGTCGGGATCATCGCGCAGCCGAACTGGCAGTCCAAAGACGACTTCATGAAGCTCGGCGAGCCGAACCTGTTCTTCGGCGTCGCGGCCGGCAACATGGACTCGATGATCAACCGCTACACCGCCGACAAGAAAATCCGCTCCGACGACGCCTACACCCCTGGCGGCATGGCCGGCAAACGCCCGGATCGCGCCAGCCTGGTGTACAGCCAGCGTTGCAAGGAGGCCTACAAGAACGTACCGATCGTACTTGGCGGCATCGAAGCCTCCTTGCGCCGCATTGCCCACTACGACTACTGGCAGGACCGGGTGCGCAACTCGATCCTGATCGACGCCACCGCCGACATCCTGCTGTACGGCAACGCCGAGCGGGCCATCGTCGAGGTTGCCCAGCGCCTGTCGTGGGGCCACAAGATCGAAGACATCACCGACGTGCGCGGCACCGCGTTCATCCGTCGCGACACGCCAGCCGGCTGGTACGAAGTGGACTCCACCCGTATCGACCGTCCGGGCAAGGTCGACAAGATCATCAACCCGTACGTGAATACCCAGGACACCCAGGCCTGCGCCATCGAGCAGGAAAAGGGGCCCGTTGATGATCCGCAGGAAGCCAAGGTCGTGCAGATCCTGGCCAGCCCGCGCATGACCCGCGACAAGACCGTGATCCGCCTGCCATCGGTGGAAAAGGTCCGTGGCGACGCCGTGCTCTATGCCCACGCCAACCGCGTGCTGCACCTGGAAACCAACCCAGGCAACGCCCGCGCCCTGGTGCAGAAGCACGGTGAAGTGGACGTGTGGTTCAACCCGCCGCCCATCCCGATGACCACCGAAGAAAT
This genomic window contains:
- the dnaB gene encoding replicative DNA helicase, encoding MNDISAPEQYDLQTAALKVPPHSIEAEQAVLGGLMLDNNAWERVLDQVSDGDFYRHDHRLIFRAIAKLADQNSPIDVVTLAEQLDKEGQTSQVGGLGYLGELAKNTPSVANIKAYAQIVRERATLRQLIGISTEIADSAFNPEGRTAAEILDEAERQIFQIAEARPKTGGPVSVNDLLTKAIDRIDTLFNTDNSITGISTGYTDLDEKTSGLQPADLIIVAGRPSMGKTTFAMNLVENAVLRSDKTVLVYSLEMPGESLIMRMLSSLGRIDQTKVRAGRLEDDDWPRLTSAVNLLNDRKLFIDDTAGISPSEMRARTRRLVREHGDIALIMIDYLQLMQIPGSSGDNRTNEISEISRSLKALAKEFNCPVVALSQLNRSLEQRPNKRPVNSDLRESGAIEQDADVIMFVYRDEVYHPETEHKGIAEIIIGKQRNGPIGFIRLAFIGKYTRFENLAPGSYNFDDDE